A genome region from Nitrospira sp. includes the following:
- a CDS encoding outer membrane beta-barrel protein, producing the protein MGRWSVGILFLIMSCLPMHAFAESYVGAGIGLNAPTFDTTDAGKMSLQKDLFYGGKIGHYFNDRGYNWFGLEVDAYRSTPGIKQQTLPTSSNPRLSGTIPGADLMVHSLAFNALVRVTGYQYKVEPYAGLGIGLNVGNISNGNFRPEASFAPSFNILAGIRYYVTESIAPFIEYKYNFAQFSFNRSDITADYRANLFMFGISYHFGR; encoded by the coding sequence ATGGGTCGCTGGTCGGTCGGTATTCTATTCCTGATCATGTCGTGCCTTCCCATGCATGCGTTCGCCGAATCCTACGTCGGCGCAGGGATCGGCCTGAACGCCCCCACCTTTGACACCACCGATGCCGGAAAGATGTCCCTCCAGAAAGACCTGTTTTACGGAGGCAAGATCGGCCATTATTTTAACGATCGCGGCTACAACTGGTTCGGGCTTGAAGTGGACGCGTACCGTTCCACCCCCGGCATCAAACAGCAAACCTTGCCGACGTCCAGCAACCCTCGACTCTCGGGCACGATCCCTGGTGCCGATTTGATGGTACACTCGCTGGCTTTTAATGCCTTGGTCCGTGTCACCGGCTATCAATACAAAGTCGAGCCCTATGCCGGCCTGGGCATCGGCCTCAATGTAGGAAATATCTCCAACGGAAATTTCCGACCAGAGGCGTCTTTCGCCCCAAGCTTTAATATTTTGGCCGGTATTCGCTATTATGTGACCGAGTCGATCGCCCCCTTCATCGAGTACAAGTACAACTTCGCCCAGTTCAGCTTCAACCGCAGCGACATCACGGCAGACTACCGCGCCAACCTCTTCATGTTTGGCATCTCCTACCATTTCGGGCGATAA
- a CDS encoding DegT/DnrJ/EryC1/StrS family aminotransferase, protein MNERWIPFHAPSIGEEEIAAVGETLRSGWLTTGGRVREFEEQFARRVGAKYAVATNSGTAALHIALEALGVGVGDEVMVPTMTFAATAEVVHYLGAKPVLIDCESATLNLDLNALDRAITSRTKAIVPVHFGGYPCEMDQIRDLAQRHQLAVVEDAAHAFQAQYRDRQIGGISDVTCFSFYATKSLTTGEGGMATTDNAARANHMRCMTLHGITKDAWNRYTAAGSWFYEIQFPGFKYNMTDISAAIGLVQLEKSDQFLIARTEIAAMYSAAFADLPELHCPRAETHVDHAWHLYVIQLELSRLRISRNEFIDALKKENIGASVHFIPLHLQPYYRKTFGYRSEDFPQASAVFDRIISLPIYPKMAQEDVQAVIRAVRTVVAQYRR, encoded by the coding sequence ATGAATGAGCGCTGGATTCCTTTCCATGCCCCCTCGATCGGCGAAGAGGAAATCGCGGCAGTGGGTGAGACTCTCCGGTCAGGTTGGCTTACGACAGGTGGCAGAGTCAGAGAATTTGAGGAGCAGTTTGCTAGACGGGTAGGAGCTAAGTATGCGGTGGCCACGAACTCGGGAACGGCCGCGCTCCACATCGCCTTGGAAGCGCTCGGTGTTGGCGTGGGCGATGAGGTGATGGTTCCGACAATGACCTTCGCAGCGACAGCAGAGGTGGTCCACTACCTGGGGGCAAAGCCGGTTTTGATCGATTGTGAGTCGGCTACACTCAATCTAGACCTCAATGCCCTTGACCGCGCCATAACCAGCCGCACCAAAGCCATTGTGCCCGTGCATTTCGGCGGGTATCCGTGTGAAATGGATCAAATTCGTGACCTTGCTCAGCGACACCAGTTGGCTGTGGTTGAGGATGCAGCCCATGCGTTCCAAGCGCAGTATCGAGATCGGCAGATAGGGGGCATCAGTGATGTCACGTGCTTCTCGTTTTACGCCACCAAATCCCTCACCACAGGAGAGGGAGGGATGGCTACTACCGACAATGCTGCACGGGCTAATCACATGCGTTGTATGACGCTGCATGGGATCACGAAGGATGCCTGGAATCGCTATACGGCCGCCGGGTCATGGTTCTATGAGATTCAATTTCCCGGGTTTAAATACAACATGACCGATATTTCTGCAGCCATCGGTCTTGTTCAGCTGGAGAAATCCGATCAGTTTCTCATTGCACGGACGGAGATTGCCGCAATGTACAGCGCGGCCTTTGCCGACCTCCCGGAGCTGCACTGCCCTCGGGCAGAAACTCATGTGGATCATGCCTGGCACTTGTACGTCATTCAATTAGAGTTGAGTCGATTGAGAATTTCGAGAAACGAATTTATCGACGCGTTGAAAAAGGAAAATATCGGTGCATCGGTTCATTTTATCCCGCTCCACCTGCAGCCCTATTATCGGAAGACGTTCGGCTACCGATCCGAGGATTTTCCTCAGGCCAGTGCGGTGTTTGATCGAATTATTTCCCTCCCTATCTACCCGAAGATGGCCCAGGAGGATGTGCAAGCAGTGATTCGTGCAGTACGGACTGTTGTCGCACAATACCGGCGGTGA
- a CDS encoding lipid II flippase MurJ — MLHAIYFENSRGATSLFLMSITKDILRHWALTAQIVLNILIGYLFIKFLASNWGASAHKDAFDVAYSIPFLVISVSGVTFLEAIITTQFSSMRRSEGVRANAMFSGMLNYLLAFSACAISLSVIFVAPFTELLAPGLQESAQREAQQLILLFMPLVVVLGVGSLLSAILTAYEVPVGNEIYQLLSRVGLIGGWLIFGYTPSLNETAISLCVSGFCGLFFVWIIFSRVTKIQYQPGLSATNAEIQHVLRQGVGLFLTSILAQAALAYMRRLGSLDGVGTIAVLSYALALIYPLTILAAKPIALIIGPRYIRYMQSGDVASAQYILFATCGGLLCLTVLVGAVIYGNAQEVIEFVLGGGKFDASVASATANLLKLAIWGLPAEAISRVLLVPLFNDGRMHAVSVIYSSRYMLQMGLSYALFNSVGRNGLVWSYVVAVGFQTLLEAGYLSYVVRQKVRFARS; from the coding sequence GTGTTGCACGCGATCTATTTCGAGAACAGTAGGGGCGCAACCTCGTTATTTTTAATGAGTATAACGAAAGACATTCTCAGGCATTGGGCACTCACAGCACAAATTGTGCTCAATATACTGATTGGATACCTGTTCATAAAGTTTCTAGCCTCGAATTGGGGAGCGTCAGCGCACAAAGACGCCTTCGACGTTGCCTATTCAATCCCTTTTCTGGTGATAAGCGTGAGTGGTGTCACCTTCCTTGAGGCGATCATAACTACCCAATTTTCAAGTATGCGTAGAAGTGAGGGCGTTAGAGCCAATGCGATGTTCTCAGGCATGCTCAATTACCTGCTGGCATTTTCGGCATGTGCGATATCGCTGAGCGTTATCTTTGTGGCTCCGTTTACGGAGTTGCTCGCTCCTGGGCTCCAGGAATCTGCCCAGCGTGAGGCGCAACAGCTCATTCTCCTGTTCATGCCACTGGTGGTTGTTTTGGGGGTGGGGTCACTTCTGAGTGCCATCCTGACGGCGTATGAAGTACCCGTCGGCAATGAGATATATCAACTACTCAGCCGAGTCGGGCTCATTGGCGGATGGTTGATTTTTGGATACACGCCCTCTCTCAATGAGACAGCAATATCATTGTGCGTGTCTGGCTTCTGTGGACTTTTCTTCGTGTGGATCATTTTTAGCCGGGTTACCAAGATTCAATACCAACCAGGTCTGAGTGCCACGAATGCTGAGATCCAGCACGTTCTACGTCAAGGGGTTGGGCTGTTTCTCACCTCCATTTTGGCTCAGGCGGCGTTAGCATACATGCGAAGACTGGGGTCTCTGGATGGGGTGGGAACCATCGCTGTGTTGTCGTATGCCTTGGCGCTGATCTATCCTCTTACGATATTAGCTGCCAAGCCAATCGCCTTGATCATCGGGCCTCGCTATATCCGCTATATGCAGTCTGGTGATGTCGCGTCTGCCCAATATATTCTATTCGCCACTTGTGGCGGTCTACTGTGCCTCACGGTGTTGGTAGGTGCAGTAATTTATGGCAATGCACAAGAAGTCATTGAGTTCGTCCTTGGCGGTGGCAAGTTCGACGCGTCCGTGGCGAGTGCGACTGCAAACCTGTTGAAATTGGCCATTTGGGGATTACCTGCTGAGGCGATTTCGAGAGTGTTGTTGGTACCACTCTTCAACGATGGCCGAATGCATGCGGTGTCCGTGATCTATTCCAGTCGATACATGCTGCAGATGGGCTTGAGCTATGCGTTGTTCAACTCGGTGGGGCGAAACGGTCTTGTTTGGAGCTATGTTGTCGCAGTTGGGTTTCAAACGCTGCTGGAGGCCGGCTACCTCTCTTACGTCGTCAGGCAAAAAGTGCGATTTGCTCGTAGTTGA
- a CDS encoding glycosyltransferase family 2 protein, whose protein sequence is MVNIITTPFITIIVPCRNEVRFIGSCLFSILANSYPKDLAEILVVDGLSDDGTRKEVERIAAHHPSVRMLDNPKRTTPAALNVGIQQAKGDVLIRMDAHATYPVDYISKLVEWQRKTGADNVGGVRIAVPADQTPMAVAIARGVSHPFGVGTSHYQVGLTEPKRVDTVWGGCFKKELFKTVGLFDEQFIRNQDDEFNHRLIGQGGRVLLVPDVYAFYVARNSLSKLWRMYYQYGYFKPLTAHKLGRIMTGRQLVPAIMVLAGAFSLALGVWLPKSLFLFFSLAATYLLATLALGAQIGIKDGWLCGLWMPVVFLTIHLSYGVGFLQRVLTLWCLPKQGAFDGATTPLSR, encoded by the coding sequence ATGGTCAATATTATTACTACTCCATTCATTACGATCATTGTTCCTTGCCGTAATGAAGTGCGCTTCATAGGAAGCTGCCTTTTCTCCATCCTTGCCAATTCGTATCCGAAGGATCTGGCTGAAATTCTTGTGGTTGACGGGCTGAGTGATGATGGGACGCGAAAGGAAGTCGAACGAATAGCCGCACATCATCCATCGGTAAGAATGCTGGATAACCCAAAACGAACGACTCCTGCGGCCTTGAACGTGGGGATTCAGCAAGCCAAAGGAGATGTCCTCATCCGGATGGACGCTCATGCGACGTACCCTGTCGATTACATATCAAAGTTGGTAGAGTGGCAACGCAAAACGGGCGCGGACAATGTCGGAGGCGTACGAATTGCGGTTCCGGCTGATCAAACGCCCATGGCCGTTGCCATTGCTCGTGGTGTGTCACACCCCTTTGGCGTCGGGACGTCGCATTATCAAGTTGGGCTCACTGAACCTAAACGTGTGGATACGGTATGGGGGGGGTGCTTCAAGAAGGAGCTGTTCAAGACGGTTGGCCTGTTTGACGAGCAATTCATCAGAAATCAAGACGACGAGTTCAATCATCGTCTCATTGGTCAGGGCGGGCGGGTGTTGCTCGTACCCGATGTATATGCCTTTTATGTGGCGCGAAACTCGCTGTCTAAGTTGTGGCGTATGTATTATCAATATGGATATTTTAAGCCACTCACTGCACATAAGCTCGGTAGAATTATGACCGGAAGGCAACTGGTCCCCGCCATCATGGTCTTGGCAGGAGCGTTTTCTTTGGCCCTGGGGGTGTGGCTTCCCAAGTCGCTTTTTTTATTCTTTAGCTTGGCAGCCACCTATTTGCTCGCAACACTCGCCCTAGGTGCCCAGATCGGCATCAAAGATGGGTGGCTGTGCGGTCTCTGGATGCCGGTTGTTTTCTTGACGATTCATCTCAGTTACGGAGTTGGATTTCTCCAACGCGTGCTGACCCTGTGGTGCTTGCCGAAGCAAGGCGCTTTCGATGGGGCCACAACACCTCTCTCACGATAA
- a CDS encoding sugar transferase, whose protein sequence is MIKRGFDILISTLGIVLLAPVFVTIALLVRIDSPGPAFFRQERIGRHFRPFKILKFRTMMRAKSDDLRLTVGEDSRITEVGRWLRRSKLDELPQLFNVVAGDMSLVGPRPEIPRYVEMFRKDYEELLTVRPGITDTASIVYRDEAAILGRAQDADQVYVTMILPEKIRLAKNDLRRSSVFVDIFIIVKTLMGTRRHG, encoded by the coding sequence GTGATCAAGCGCGGATTCGATATCTTGATCTCCACGCTGGGAATTGTTCTTCTCGCGCCTGTGTTTGTGACTATAGCACTGCTGGTCAGAATCGATTCCCCTGGGCCGGCGTTTTTTCGACAAGAACGAATAGGAAGACACTTTCGACCGTTTAAGATCCTCAAGTTTCGTACGATGATGCGGGCCAAATCCGACGATCTGCGTCTGACGGTGGGAGAGGACAGTCGAATTACCGAGGTCGGACGATGGCTCCGGCGATCCAAACTGGACGAACTCCCACAATTGTTTAATGTCGTCGCAGGGGATATGAGCTTGGTGGGCCCGCGTCCGGAGATCCCCCGCTATGTCGAGATGTTTCGAAAAGATTATGAGGAACTGCTTACCGTTCGGCCAGGGATTACCGATACGGCCTCGATCGTCTATCGCGATGAGGCTGCCATTTTAGGCAGAGCCCAGGATGCGGATCAGGTGTACGTTACGATGATCCTCCCCGAGAAAATTCGTCTCGCCAAGAACGATCTTCGCCGGTCGTCCGTTTTCGTTGATATCTTCATCATCGTGAAAACATTGATGGGTACGAGGCGGCACGGCTGA
- a CDS encoding capsule assembly Wzi family protein — protein sequence MASSNVPLHHWSYDAIERLIALGVIDRALIGAKPFSRMQAAQYVTRAIERVRADEVELDGREAIAEPLLERLLVEFRPELIRLGTVRARSDDHTGSLRFGARVTSEFDASSIGGGQTVRFRENRGGEYSVNGVQNQTDVRAWAELSDWAAVMVQPKFISNRHLLGLGATNNSDNFYLREFSLKLSYANIALEVGRGTQWWGPGYHGSLLLTDHAFPMEMIKLGTERPFQLPGVLSGLGDWKVNAFLGQMERNRDFSRARVFGLRISYLPTSWLELGLTRLTQFGGRGRDQSFPETVVDTYIHPANQGADKDVNEQGMADFRLRIPSIPYLIPFPAGLQLYGEIGTEDKWSQLPIPSRAAFLGGIYIPQVFQGDTMDLRIEYADSDYGRRRHPELGQVWYNNGTYTSGMRHRGFPLGHHMGTDATDFFVRTTRYLTDTLQLGANFNLQERDRGQPVHEKKREAAVDLTWWWSKNVQFMGGYTFQRLTNPGQISAITPFAETFAAGVTAKNHLLWTAVAVQF from the coding sequence ATGGCCTCCAGCAATGTGCCGCTGCATCACTGGAGTTATGACGCCATTGAGCGCCTGATTGCGCTCGGGGTGATCGACCGCGCGTTGATCGGTGCCAAACCGTTCAGCCGTATGCAGGCGGCGCAATATGTGACTCGCGCCATCGAGCGGGTCCGCGCAGATGAGGTCGAGTTGGACGGGCGAGAGGCGATTGCCGAACCCCTTCTGGAACGATTGCTCGTGGAGTTCCGTCCGGAACTCATTCGTCTGGGCACCGTCCGTGCGCGCTCCGACGATCACACCGGTTCGTTACGGTTCGGTGCCCGTGTTACGTCGGAGTTCGATGCCTCCTCCATCGGCGGCGGCCAAACCGTGCGGTTCCGTGAGAATCGCGGCGGGGAATATTCGGTGAACGGCGTTCAGAATCAAACCGATGTCCGCGCGTGGGCCGAATTGAGCGACTGGGCCGCGGTGATGGTGCAGCCGAAGTTCATCAGTAATCGCCATCTGTTGGGGCTGGGCGCGACGAACAATAGCGACAATTTCTACCTGCGCGAGTTCAGCCTCAAATTGAGTTACGCGAACATTGCGCTCGAGGTCGGGCGGGGGACGCAATGGTGGGGGCCCGGCTATCACGGGTCGTTGTTGCTGACCGATCACGCGTTTCCGATGGAGATGATCAAGCTTGGCACGGAGCGCCCGTTCCAATTGCCGGGAGTTCTCAGCGGGCTTGGCGACTGGAAGGTCAATGCGTTCCTCGGACAAATGGAACGCAATCGCGATTTCTCACGGGCCCGAGTGTTTGGCCTCCGGATCAGCTACTTGCCGACTTCGTGGTTGGAACTCGGGCTGACCCGCTTGACGCAGTTTGGCGGACGCGGACGTGACCAATCCTTTCCGGAGACGGTGGTGGATACCTACATCCATCCGGCGAATCAGGGGGCTGACAAGGACGTCAATGAACAGGGGATGGCCGATTTCCGTCTCAGAATTCCGTCGATTCCCTACCTGATTCCCTTTCCTGCCGGCCTTCAGCTGTATGGAGAAATCGGGACCGAAGACAAATGGTCGCAACTTCCCATCCCCAGCCGGGCTGCGTTCCTGGGCGGTATTTATATTCCGCAGGTGTTCCAAGGCGATACCATGGACCTTCGGATCGAATATGCGGATTCGGACTATGGCCGGCGTCGGCACCCGGAGTTGGGGCAGGTTTGGTACAACAACGGGACCTACACCAGCGGCATGCGGCATCGCGGGTTTCCGTTGGGCCACCATATGGGCACCGACGCGACCGACTTTTTTGTACGCACCACCCGATATCTGACCGACACATTACAGTTGGGAGCGAACTTTAACCTTCAAGAGCGGGATCGCGGGCAGCCGGTTCATGAAAAGAAGCGGGAAGCGGCCGTGGATCTCACCTGGTGGTGGTCGAAAAATGTGCAGTTCATGGGGGGGTACACGTTTCAGCGCCTGACGAATCCCGGGCAGATATCAGCCATTACACCCTTTGCCGAAACCTTTGCCGCCGGCGTGACAGCAAAGAACCATTTGTTATGGACCGCCGTGGCCGTTCAATTTTAG
- a CDS encoding nucleoside-diphosphate sugar epimerase/dehydratase → MGREFFISFSAGQRRLLLFAGHVGLSVLSNWLAFLLRFDGNIPAQEWDLFVAMLPLLLTIRALTFYLFRLYDGIWRYTSLWDLRNLALSIAVSSLSFAGVVRFGLEMRAYPSSIVVIDALLLLCLLAGLRVLPRLLREARWLGTDGKRVLIVGAGGAGAMIVREMRSHPSFGYRPIGFIDDNPVKVGHRIHGVRVLGGRECLPHVIATQSPDVVLVAMPSAEPAAIRVVVKALEPFHLPIQTLPNLRDLLQCRVAVSQIRNLSIEDLLDRLPVDLDPEPLRTLVRGERVLVTGAGGSIGSELCRQIAGLDPVSLVLLDRSENGVFAVANELASAGRTIVVPVIGDVTEVGQMNRLFAEYRPTLVFHAAAHKHVPLMEGNPCEAVLNNVGGTRVVAEAAHRHEVDRFILISTDKAVNPVSVMGASKGVAELLVQRLARTSRTVFATVRFGNVLGSNGSVVPLFLEQIKAGGPVTITDPNMRRYFMLMTEAVHLVLQAARLARGGELFVLEMGEQISVLEMARNLIRLSGLVPDKDILLTYLGCRPGEKLTEELVAGHETVEATSVANVLCIRPDPARDLAQLSGLVARLEESAAEGNVSKVLALLGAILPTYGPAGTSLIHEGGGETDGPLSEDPSQSPTGIATVAGVAPNVPHRRE, encoded by the coding sequence ATGGGTCGTGAGTTCTTTATCTCGTTCTCCGCGGGCCAGCGGCGCCTGCTGTTGTTTGCCGGCCACGTAGGACTGTCAGTGCTCTCGAACTGGCTGGCGTTTCTACTTCGCTTCGATGGGAACATTCCCGCACAGGAATGGGACCTGTTCGTGGCCATGCTTCCGCTCCTGCTGACGATCAGGGCGCTCACCTTCTACCTCTTCCGGCTCTACGATGGAATCTGGCGGTATACGAGTCTCTGGGATCTCCGTAATCTTGCGCTGAGCATCGCCGTCAGCTCGTTGTCTTTTGCCGGGGTGGTGCGATTCGGGCTGGAGATGCGGGCCTATCCGTCTTCGATTGTTGTCATCGATGCGTTGCTGCTGCTGTGCCTGCTGGCCGGGCTGCGAGTCCTTCCTCGTTTGCTTCGGGAGGCGCGCTGGCTTGGGACCGATGGGAAGCGGGTGCTGATCGTGGGTGCCGGAGGTGCCGGAGCCATGATCGTGCGGGAAATGCGCAGCCATCCTTCCTTCGGTTATCGACCGATCGGGTTCATTGACGACAATCCGGTAAAAGTCGGGCACCGCATTCATGGGGTGAGAGTCCTGGGAGGCAGGGAGTGCCTGCCCCATGTCATCGCAACGCAGAGTCCCGACGTGGTGTTGGTGGCGATGCCGAGTGCCGAGCCCGCTGCGATTCGGGTGGTGGTGAAGGCGTTGGAGCCGTTCCATCTCCCGATTCAAACGCTCCCGAACTTGCGGGATCTGTTGCAGTGCCGGGTGGCGGTCAGTCAGATACGGAATTTGTCCATCGAGGACCTGTTGGACCGGCTCCCTGTCGATCTGGATCCTGAACCGCTTCGCACACTGGTGCGGGGGGAGCGCGTACTGGTGACCGGAGCCGGCGGGTCGATCGGCTCGGAATTGTGCAGGCAGATCGCCGGACTGGATCCTGTCTCGTTGGTATTGCTGGATCGCTCTGAGAACGGCGTGTTTGCGGTGGCGAACGAATTGGCGTCGGCCGGGAGAACGATCGTTGTTCCGGTGATCGGCGATGTGACCGAGGTCGGCCAGATGAACCGGTTGTTTGCCGAGTATCGCCCGACACTGGTGTTTCATGCCGCTGCGCATAAGCATGTGCCGCTCATGGAGGGAAATCCCTGCGAGGCGGTTTTGAACAATGTCGGCGGGACCAGGGTGGTCGCGGAAGCCGCCCATCGACATGAAGTGGATCGGTTCATTCTGATCTCGACCGATAAGGCGGTGAATCCGGTCAGCGTGATGGGGGCGAGCAAGGGGGTGGCGGAGCTGCTCGTGCAGAGGTTGGCCCGAACGTCCCGGACGGTGTTTGCCACCGTGCGATTCGGGAATGTGTTGGGTAGCAACGGCAGTGTGGTCCCGCTTTTTCTGGAGCAGATCAAAGCGGGCGGGCCGGTGACGATTACGGACCCGAACATGCGTCGCTATTTCATGTTGATGACCGAGGCCGTCCATCTGGTGCTCCAAGCAGCGCGGTTGGCCAGGGGCGGGGAGCTCTTCGTTCTGGAGATGGGCGAGCAGATCAGTGTGCTCGAGATGGCGCGTAATCTGATTCGTCTCTCCGGATTGGTTCCCGACAAAGATATTCTCTTGACCTATCTTGGCTGCAGGCCGGGCGAGAAACTGACGGAGGAACTGGTTGCCGGTCACGAAACGGTGGAGGCAACCTCAGTGGCCAACGTGCTCTGTATCCGGCCTGATCCTGCGCGCGATCTCGCTCAGTTGTCCGGGCTCGTGGCCAGACTGGAGGAATCTGCGGCGGAGGGCAATGTGTCAAAGGTCCTAGCGCTCCTCGGGGCCATCCTCCCCACCTACGGCCCGGCGGGCACATCGTTGATCCACGAGGGGGGCGGCGAGACCGACGGCCCCTTGTCCGAAGACCCTAGCCAGTCGCCTACCGGTATCGCAACGGTCGCCGGCGTGGCGCCGAATGTTCCACACAGGCGGGAATGA
- a CDS encoding glycosyltransferase family 9 protein, translating into MRKVLVVQTWGIGDMVMTTPMLQALRAELPTAHVTVVAGSFAAGDVIRDSDLCDEVRVFSFRESSVLDILMFFVRLRYECFDVGIVASRLSPRIAFLLRFLSGLKVIAGDGIGRRGCGYTHWRLAKPPNHRSSDNIDILRLLFPRAGIDKNLPARFKLNQCSEAEVAAEWRLRGLEGHTVLGLHPGCGLYEQVKKLPEEWCWEIISKFLLDYPEGKVALFFGPEDGIFGIRSQDISGKVVRFQGMPLGLVAALIARTNVFLCGDTGLGHVAAAVGVPVVTVAGPTRIDQTRPLGNKNLVVKTEHTLSCMPCFETSLFLKCPISQKCMTSVSIQKVGDAIASQLKVVEA; encoded by the coding sequence ATGAGGAAAGTTCTGGTAGTTCAGACGTGGGGTATTGGAGATATGGTCATGACTACTCCAATGCTGCAGGCTCTGCGGGCCGAGTTGCCGACCGCGCATGTGACTGTTGTGGCTGGTTCATTTGCAGCTGGCGATGTGATTCGAGACTCTGATCTATGCGACGAAGTGAGGGTCTTCTCATTTCGAGAGAGCTCAGTATTAGACATACTTATGTTTTTTGTTCGTCTTCGATATGAATGTTTTGACGTCGGAATTGTCGCAAGTCGGCTTTCACCGAGGATTGCTTTCCTATTAAGGTTCTTGTCTGGGCTGAAGGTGATTGCCGGTGATGGAATTGGTCGTAGGGGGTGCGGGTATACGCATTGGCGCCTCGCAAAACCTCCGAATCATCGGAGCTCCGACAATATTGACATCCTGAGATTGTTGTTTCCCCGTGCAGGAATTGACAAGAATTTGCCTGCAAGATTTAAATTGAATCAGTGCTCAGAAGCCGAGGTAGCAGCCGAATGGAGACTTCGTGGGCTTGAGGGGCACACTGTGTTGGGCTTGCATCCGGGCTGTGGATTGTATGAACAGGTTAAGAAGCTTCCAGAGGAATGGTGTTGGGAAATTATTTCAAAATTCTTGCTCGACTACCCCGAGGGAAAGGTCGCTCTATTCTTTGGCCCCGAAGACGGTATCTTTGGGATTAGATCACAGGATATCTCGGGCAAAGTAGTCCGATTTCAGGGCATGCCTTTAGGCCTTGTGGCCGCCTTGATAGCTAGGACCAATGTTTTCCTGTGCGGTGATACTGGGTTGGGGCATGTTGCGGCTGCAGTTGGCGTGCCAGTAGTGACCGTAGCAGGGCCTACGAGAATTGATCAGACGCGGCCATTGGGGAATAAGAATCTAGTCGTAAAAACAGAGCATACGTTGTCCTGTATGCCATGCTTCGAGACCTCCCTCTTTTTGAAATGTCCGATTTCGCAGAAATGTATGACTTCGGTTTCGATACAGAAGGTAGGTGATGCCATAGCAAGTCAGTTGAAAGTAGTTGAGGCGTAG